Proteins encoded by one window of Enterococcus saccharolyticus subsp. saccharolyticus:
- a CDS encoding ribonuclease HI family protein, with protein MIKAYIDAATKGNPGPSGGGLMLTGDHLYIQESFALPELSNHQAEFASFCALLDYLLANDYQNQTIMVYTDSKILAQTVDKNYTNNPDFQDYLENIQEKLTSFPLLILQWIPESKNKGADNLARQGLQKALKLQNRRK; from the coding sequence ATGATTAAAGCCTATATCGATGCAGCAACCAAAGGAAATCCTGGACCTAGTGGCGGCGGACTGATGCTCACTGGTGACCATTTATATATCCAAGAATCCTTTGCGTTACCCGAGTTAAGTAATCATCAAGCTGAATTTGCAAGTTTTTGTGCCTTATTGGACTACTTGCTTGCAAACGACTATCAGAATCAAACGATTATGGTTTACACCGATAGTAAGATTTTAGCGCAAACGGTTGATAAAAACTATACGAACAATCCAGATTTCCAAGATTATTTAGAGAATATTCAAGAAAAATTAACGTCTTTCCCTTTATTAATTTTACAATGGATTCCCGAAAGTAAAAACAAAGGTGCCGACAATTTAGCACGTCAAGGATTACAAAAAGCGCTAAAATTACAAAATCGGCGAAAGTAA